A region of Sugiyamaella lignohabitans strain CBS 10342 chromosome A, complete sequence DNA encodes the following proteins:
- the NDE1 gene encoding NADH-ubiquinone reductase (H(+)-translocating) NDE1 (Mitochondrial external NADH dehydrogenase; type II NAD(P)H:quinone oxidoreductase that catalyzes the oxidation of cytosolic NADH; Nde1p and Nde2p provide cytosolic NADH to the mitochondrial respiratory chain; NDE1 has a paralog, NDE2, that arose from the whole genome duplication; GO_component: GO:0005758 - mitochondrial intermembrane space [Evidence IEA]; GO_component: GO:0005739 - mitochondrion [Evidence IEA]; GO_component: GO:0005739 - mitochondrion [Evidence IDA] [PMID 14576278]; GO_component: GO:0005739 - mitochondrion [Evidence IDA] [PMID 16823961]; GO_component: GO:0005739 - mitochondrion [Evidence IDA,IMP] [PMID 9696750]; GO_component: GO:0005739 - mitochondrion [Evidence IDA,IMP] [PMID 9733747]; GO_function: GO:0003954 - NADH dehydrogenase activity [Evidence IDA,ISS] [PMID 9696750]; GO_function: GO:0003954 - NADH dehydrogenase activity [Evidence IDA,ISS] [PMID 9733747]; GO_function: GO:0050660 - flavin adenine dinucleotide binding [Evidence IEA]; GO_function: GO:0016491 - oxidoreductase activity [Evidence IEA,IEA]; GO_process: GO:0006116 - NADH oxidation [Evidence IDA] [PMID 12032156]; GO_process: GO:0001300 - chronological cell aging [Evidence IMP] [PMID 16436509]; GO_process: GO:0019655 - glucose catabolic process to ethanol [Evidence IMP] [PMID 9696750]; GO_process: GO:0019655 - glucose catabolic process to ethanol [Evidence IMP] [PMID 9733747]; GO_process: GO:0055114 - oxidation-reduction process [Evidence IEA,IEA]) — translation MLASRLVAPTRRIALTPAIAQRSFYNSALRLQEKKPVSGPSATPVTPPSPVLKTEAVTKTATTPVATGSAGTPPPPPPPSPKKKWGFWKTTWRITYGSVFATLIYAGWSIYETRHPRENQSPPDPTKKTLVILGSGWGSVSLLKTINTSNYNVVVVSPRNFFLFTPLLPSCTTGTIEHRSIMEPIRGIIRNKESDVTYYEAEATKIDYENRVVTIRDHSTEDSKDERQLKFDYLVVGVGAMNSTFGIPGVQDHACFLKEIPDAQKIRKKIMDCIESASFKNLDDADRKRLLHTVVVGGGPTGVEFAAELQDFFEEDLKKWIPGIAKDFKVTLVEALPNVLPSFSKQLIDYTERQFKAEKISVLTKTMVKKVTEDTIIAEATRPDGSKETLEMPYGLLVWATGNTVRPVIRDLMANLEAQKNSRRGLLVNEYLVVEGTEGVWALGDCTATKYAPTAQVAAQQGSYLGGLFNQLARAEDLEQEVRALEAKASQTAEGSAERKSILSEIESRSRRLRRSKSLLPFEYSHQGSLAYVGSDKAVADLTLWAEGNFASGGRLTYMFWRSAYLSMCFSMRNKILVLTDWVKVKVFGRDVSRE, via the coding sequence ATGTTGGCCAGTCGGTTAGTCGCTCCTACTAGGAGAATTGCACTTACTCCTGCTATTGCTCAAAGATCCTTTTACAATTCTGCTTTGAGATTacaagagaagaaacctGTCTCTGGTCCTTCGGCTACTCCAGTTActcctccttctcctgTTCTTAAGACTGAAGCTGTAACTAAAACTGCTACTACTCCTGTTGCTACTGGCTCTGCTGGTActcctcctccccctcctcccccaagcccaaagaagaagtggGGTTTCTGGAAGACTACCTGGAGAATCACCTATGGATCTGTATTTGCTACTTTGATCTATGCTGGATGGTCAATCTACGAGACCAGACACCCTAGAGAGAACCAATCTCCTCCTGATCCTACTAAGAAGACCTTGGTTATCCTTGGTAGTGGCTGGGGTTCCGTTTCACTTCTTAAGACTATCAACACTTCCAACTataatgttgttgttgtttctcccagaaacttcttcttgttcactCCTTTACTCCCTTCCTGCACCACTGGTACTATTGAACACCGTTCTATCATGGAGCCCATCCGTGGTATTATTCGTAACAAGGAATCTGATGTCACTTACTATGAGGCCGAGGCCACCAAGATTGACTATGAAAACCGTGTTGTAACCATTCGTGACCACTCTACTGAAGATAGCAAGGACGAGAGACAACTCAAGTTTGACTACCTCGTTGTTGGTGTCGGTGCCATGAACTCGACATTCGGTATCCCCGGTGTCCAAGATCACGCTTGTTTCTTGAAGGAAATCCCTGATGCTCAAAAGATTCGTAAGAAGATCATGGACTGCATTGAGTCTGCTTCTTTCAAGAACCTTGATGATGCTGACCGTAAGCGTTTACTTCACACTGTTGTTGTCGGTGGTGGTCCCACTGGTGTCGAatttgctgctgagttGCAAGAtttctttgaagaagatctcAAGAAGTGGATTCCCGGTATTGCCAAAGACTTCAAGGTCACTCTTGTTGAAGCTCTTCCCAATGTCCTCCCTTCGTTTTCTaagcaattgattgattatACTGAAAGACAATTCAAGGCTGAAAAGATTAGTGTTTTAACCAAGACTATGGTTAAGAAGGTTACCGAAGATACTATTATTGCTGAAGCTACCCGTCCCGATGGTTCCAAGGAGACCCTTGAGATGCCTTATGGTCTTCTCGTTTGGGCTACTGGTAACACCGTTCGTCCCGTCATCCGTGATTTGATGGCTAACCTTGAGGCTCAAAAGAACTCTCGTCGTGGTCTTCTTGTCAATGAATACCTTGTAGTTGAAGGTACTGAGGGTGTGTGGGCTCTTGGCGACTGTACTGCCACTAAGTATGCCCCCACTGCTCAAGTTGCTGCCCAACAAGGATCCTACCTTGGTGGTCTCTTCAACCAGCTTGCTAGAGCTGAGGACCTTGAGCAAGAAGTTCGCGCTTTGGAGGCTAAGGCTAGCCAAACAGCTGAAGGCTCTGCTGAGCGTAAGTCTATCTTATCGGAAATCGAGTCTCGCTCTAGACGTTTAAGACGTTCCAAGTCTCTTCTTCCCTTTGAGTATTCTCACCAAGGTTCCTTGGCCTACGTCGGTTCCGATAAGGCAGTTGCCGACCTCACTCTTTGGGCTGAAGGTAACTTTGCCTCTGGTGGTCGTCTCACTTATATGTTCTGGAGATCTGCATACCTTAGTATGTGCTTTTCCATGCGTAACAAGATCCTTGTCCTCACCGACTGGGTTAAGGTCAAGGTTTTCGGTCGTGATGTCTCTAGAGAATAG
- the MSS4 gene encoding 1-phosphatidylinositol-4-phosphate 5-kinase (Phosphatidylinositol-4-phosphate 5-kinase; involved in actin cytoskeleton organization and cell morphogenesis; multicopy suppressor of stt4 mutation; GO_component: GO:0005634 - nucleus [Evidence IDA] [PMID 9624177]; GO_component: GO:0005886 - plasma membrane [Evidence IDA] [PMID 9624177]; GO_function: GO:0016308 - 1-phosphatidylinositol-4-phosphate 5-kinase activity [Evidence IEA]; GO_function: GO:0016308 - 1-phosphatidylinositol-4-phosphate 5-kinase activity [Evidence IDA] [PMID 9624177]; GO_function: GO:0016308 - 1-phosphatidylinositol-4-phosphate 5-kinase activity [Evidence IDA] [PMID 9624178]; GO_function: GO:0005524 - ATP binding [Evidence IEA]; GO_function: GO:0016301 - kinase activity [Evidence IEA]; GO_function: GO:0000166 - nucleotide binding [Evidence IEA]; GO_function: GO:0016307 - phosphatidylinositol phosphate kinase activity [Evidence IEA]; GO_function: GO:0016740 - transferase activity [Evidence IEA]; GO_process: GO:0031321 - ascospore-type prospore assembly [Evidence IGI] [PMID 19502581]; GO_process: GO:0046488 - phosphatidylinositol metabolic process [Evidence IEA]; GO_process: GO:0046854 - phosphatidylinositol phosphorylation [Evidence IDA] [PMID 9624177]; GO_process: GO:0046854 - phosphatidylinositol phosphorylation [Evidence IDA] [PMID 9624178]; GO_process: GO:0016310 - phosphorylation [Evidence IEA]), producing MGAVFCTNGDYRPSNGTHKVPRRPVLSDVHCGVSVPKYGACVQQENRRPARRSAFAYHKVLILECSPDDSDVSVGSDETLNEPTVWKPIDIVSEQAYCDESSNTCSATIDNDDDNCSEWSFEAGDEAAFTARQIQTAWSEEDTEATWTTPAASWALADCPIEIDENDSTPESHGDVTLVESPLETTHSDLAESEEITPVAVDDQTPCAMADAPAPTIEGTCSIDSLVVEIIAVANLYKGLPQLIVSGGLQADPEPELPQTAPLAPSKPIAQTPSDDLVIQVEEVDKSKTPLLLTRAKAKLTTLTGHAAPITKSTLMFNGVQSTVYATPLSSQEPLTMENKKYRLDGGAIIKTYSPIVYQDIRTLCGIDYHEYLNSFVLQSDLTKTKSPGKSGSDFLFTPNGKYIIKTIKRKEHNVIANADFLADYYNHIKAHPGTQLPFYLGNFTLIANGKKTHFIIMKNLLQKETDLIYDIKGSSHDRRAGPRKDNRGRVVFKDLDWTDKHEAISMSQEDRDKLMVQVSKDVDFLKRHNIMDYSLLVGLQSDTRTCEQQPVIGMIDTLCPFSWRKRAETTVKGLIFGRSAVDVVHPAKYGARFLNFVQSAVVPGPSRSVSTRC from the coding sequence atgggtGCCGTTTTCTGTACCAACGGTGATTATCGTCCTTCTAATGGAACCCACAAGGTCCCTCGTCGTCCTGTTTTGAGTGACGTCCATTGCGGTGTTTCTGTGCCCAAGTATGGTGCTTGTGTACAACAAGAGAACCGTCGCCCTGCCAGAcgttctgcttttgcttatcACAAGGTTTTGATCCTTGAATGTTCCCCCGATGACTCTGATGTCTCGgttggatctgatgagACCCTCAATGAACCCACCGTCTGGAAACccattgatattgtttctGAACAAGCTTATTGTGACGAGTCGAGTAACACCTGCTCTGCTAccattgataatgatgatgacaactGCTCTGAGTGGTCTTTTGAGGCTGGAGATGAGGCTGCTTTTACTGCCCGTCAAATTCAAACTGCCTGGTCCGAAGAAGACACCGAGGCTACCTGGACTacccctgctgcctcttggGCTCTAGCTGATTGCcctattgaaattgatgagaatgactcTACTCCTGAGTCCCATGGCGATGTTACATTGGTTGAGTCGCCTTTGGAAACCACTCACAGTGACTTGGCTGAATCTGAGGAAATCACTCCTGTCGCGGTGGATGATCAAACCCCTTGCGCTATGGCCGACGCCCCTGCCCCTACCATCGAGGGCACTTGTTCTATTGACAgccttgttgttgagattaTTGCCGTTGCAAACTTATACAAGGGTTTACCacaattgattgtttctggtggccTTCAAGCTGACCCAGAACCCGAGCTTCCCCAAACAGCTCCTTTGGCTCCATCGAAGCCTATTGCTCAAACTCCCTCTGACGATTTGGTCATTCAGGTTGAGGAAGTCGACAAGTCCAAGACaccattgttgttgacaagaGCCAAGGCAAAGCTGACTACCCTTACTGGTCACGCTGCCCCTATCACGAAATCCACTCTTATGTTTAATGGAGTTCAATCTACCGTCTATGCTACTCCCCTTAGTAGCCAAGAACCCCTCACTatggagaacaagaaatacagACTTGATGGAGGTGCCATTATTAAGACTTATTCGCCTATTGTTTATCAGGACATCCGCACCCTTTGTGGAATTGACTATCATGAGTATTTGAACTCGTTTGTTTTGCAGTCTGACCTGACTAAGACTAAATCTCCTGGTAAATCTGGAtccgatttcttgtttacaCCTAATGGCAAGTACATTATTAAGACCATCAAACGCAAAGAGCACAACGTCATTGCTAATGCGGACTTTTTGGCCGACTATTACAATCATATCAAGGCCCACCCCGGTACTCAGCTCCCTTTCTATCTTGGAAACTTCACCCTTATTGCcaatggaaagaagactcaCTTTATcattatgaagaatttgcttcagaaggagactgatttgatttACGATATCAAGGGATCGAGCCATGACCGACGTGCCGGACCCAGAAAAGATAATCGTGGTCGTGTAGTGTTCAAGGACCTTGACTGGACTGACAAACACGAGGCTATCTCAATGAGTCAAGAGGACCGAGACAAGTTAATGGTTCAAGTCTCAAAGGATgtcgatttcttgaagcGACACAATATCATGGATTATTCATTATTGGTAGGACTTCAGAGTGACACTCGTACTtgtgaacaacaacctgttattggtatgatTGATACCCTCTGCCCCTTTAGTTGGCGCAAGAGAGCGGAGACCACTGTCAAAGGACTGATTTTTGGCAGATCCGCTGTGGATGTTGTTCACCCTGCAAAGTATGGAGCGAGATTCCTCAATTTTGTTCAATCTGCCGTGGTCCCTGGACCCAGCAGATCAGTGTCTACTCGTTGCtaa